One Carassius auratus strain Wakin chromosome 3, ASM336829v1, whole genome shotgun sequence genomic region harbors:
- the LOC113054493 gene encoding ADP-ribosylation factor-like protein 16: MCLLLGATGVGKTLLLKRLQNILQFSSCLHKLQKYVLNVGTNLTDLILRRRKITVVELGGCMEPIWPKYYVDSTSVIFVVDCASVVQISSSCVQLLSVLSAEPLQSALCSYSSTHSLLSM, translated from the exons ATGTGCTTGTTGCTCGGTGCAACTGGAGTTGGAAAAACGCTTTTACTAAAGCGACTACAGAATATCCTTCAATTCAGCAGCTGTTTACACAAAC TTCAGAAATATGTCCTCAAT GTCGGTACCAACCTCACAGACCTCATACTCAGGAGGAGGAAGATAACAGTAGTAGAGTTGGGAGGCTGTATGGAGCCCATTTGGCCAAAATACTACGTAGATAGCACATCTGTTATA TTTGTGGTGGACTGTGCCAGCGTCGTCCAGATCTCTTCTTCTTGCGTCCAGCTGCTGTCCGTTCTCTCTGCGGAGCCGCTGCAGTCTGCGCTGTGCTCGTACTCTTCAACACACTCACTCTTGAGCATGTAA